In a genomic window of Pseudomonadota bacterium:
- a CDS encoding sarcosine oxidase subunit delta, whose amino-acid sequence MLRINCPFCGERDHSEFTYGGDASIRYPALDAPAEVWHDAVFLRDNVRGLQRETWHHVSGCRQWLVVERDTLTHEIVSVTAAHPGVAAALEGEQ is encoded by the coding sequence ATGCTTCGCATCAATTGTCCCTTCTGTGGCGAGCGTGACCACAGCGAGTTCACCTACGGCGGCGACGCCAGCATCCGCTACCCGGCGCTCGACGCCCCGGCCGAGGTCTGGCACGACGCCGTGTTCCTGCGCGACAACGTGCGCGGCCTGCAGCGCGAAACCTGGCACCACGTCAGCGGCTGCCGGCAGTGGCTGGTGGTCGAGCGCGACACCCTGACCCACGAGATCGTGTCGGTCACGGCGGCCCACCCGGGCGTGGCCGCGGCACTGGAGGGCGAGCAATGA
- a CDS encoding sarcosine oxidase subunit beta family protein, whose product MTRYSAWSVFKNGLTGQRGWERAWRDPEPKAHYDVVIVGGGLHGLATAYYLAKNHGVRNVAVLEKGWLGGGNGGRNTTIVRSNYFMPGNRDFYEHSLTLWENLSHELNYNVMFSQRAHISLLHSPGARDAAARRYNTMRLTGSDGELWDLARLKREVPHLNYAPDARFPIIGAAVQPRAGTARHDAVAWGYARAADQLGVDILQNCEVTGVRRDGGRVTALETSRGEVRADKVGFAVAGNTSRLWQMADLGGLPIESHKLQAFVSEPLKPLLDQVVVFGVGGAHFYISQSDKGGMVFGGDIDWYKSYAQRGNLPIVQDTAEAATSILPCLGRVRLLRHWSGVMDMSMDGSPFICKTPLSNLYLNAGWNYGGFKASPGSGWYFADLIANDRPDDTIAHFTLNRFERGVIIDERGAGPDPKLHG is encoded by the coding sequence ATGACCCGATACTCCGCCTGGAGTGTGTTCAAGAATGGCCTGACCGGCCAGCGCGGATGGGAGCGGGCGTGGCGCGACCCCGAACCGAAAGCGCACTACGACGTCGTCATCGTCGGCGGCGGCCTGCACGGCCTCGCGACCGCCTACTACCTGGCGAAGAACCACGGTGTGCGCAACGTGGCGGTGCTCGAGAAGGGCTGGCTCGGCGGCGGCAACGGCGGCCGCAACACCACGATCGTGCGCTCCAACTACTTCATGCCGGGCAACCGCGACTTCTACGAGCACTCACTCACGCTTTGGGAAAACCTCTCGCACGAGCTGAACTACAACGTGATGTTCAGCCAGCGTGCGCACATCTCGCTGCTGCACAGCCCGGGCGCGCGTGACGCGGCGGCGCGCCGCTACAACACCATGCGGCTGACCGGCTCCGACGGCGAGCTCTGGGACCTCGCGCGGCTGAAGCGCGAAGTGCCGCACTTGAACTATGCGCCCGACGCGCGCTTCCCGATCATCGGCGCCGCCGTGCAGCCGCGGGCCGGGACCGCGCGGCACGACGCGGTGGCCTGGGGTTACGCGCGCGCAGCGGACCAACTCGGCGTCGACATCCTGCAGAACTGCGAAGTCACCGGTGTGCGCCGCGACGGCGGGCGCGTGACCGCGCTCGAGACCAGCCGCGGCGAGGTGCGGGCCGACAAGGTCGGCTTCGCGGTGGCGGGCAACACCTCGCGGCTCTGGCAGATGGCCGACCTCGGCGGCTTGCCGATCGAGTCGCACAAGCTGCAGGCCTTTGTGTCCGAACCGCTGAAACCGCTGCTAGACCAGGTGGTGGTCTTCGGCGTGGGCGGCGCGCACTTCTACATCAGCCAGTCCGACAAGGGTGGCATGGTGTTCGGCGGCGACATCGATTGGTATAAGTCCTACGCGCAACGCGGCAACCTGCCGATCGTGCAGGACACCGCGGAAGCCGCAACATCCATCCTGCCGTGCCTCGGGCGGGTGCGGCTGCTGCGGCACTGGTCGGGGGTCATGGACATGTCGATGGACGGCTCGCCGTTCATCTGCAAGACCCCGCTGTCGAACCTCTACCTGAACGCCGGTTGGAACTACGGCGGCTTCAAGGCGAGCCCGGGGTCGGGCTGGTATTTCGCTGACCTGATCGCCAACGACCGGCCGGATGACACCATCGCGCATTTCACCCTCAACCGCTTCGAGCGCGGCGTCATCATCGACGAACGCGGCGCCGGGCCCGATCCGAAACTGCACGGGTAA
- a CDS encoding thiamine diphosphokinase: MTHPTVTLHALPVPLRFNHPVVLLGGGWVDLALLDRLARAGSPLVAADGGANCLADSDVKPDAIIGDLDSLMDPARWRDRTRLVRLEEQETTDLEKCLYSVEAPRFIGLGFTGRRLDHTLAALHVLLRFAQTKPVVLAGEHDWVWVPRQSVSLHLKPGQRLSLFPLARTAFSHSRGLAYPLDGLVLAPGEAIGTSNAVTASPVELGFAGPADPACAVMLPRAAGDMPGSWFDSL, translated from the coding sequence TTGACCCACCCGACCGTGACCCTGCACGCGCTTCCGGTTCCCCTGCGATTCAATCACCCCGTCGTGTTGCTCGGCGGCGGCTGGGTCGACCTCGCCTTGCTCGACCGGCTGGCGCGGGCCGGCAGCCCGCTGGTGGCGGCCGACGGCGGCGCCAACTGCCTCGCCGACAGCGACGTGAAGCCCGACGCCATCATCGGCGACCTCGACTCGCTCATGGACCCGGCGCGTTGGCGCGATCGGACCCGGTTGGTGCGCCTCGAGGAGCAGGAGACCACCGACCTCGAGAAATGCCTGTACAGCGTCGAAGCGCCGCGCTTCATCGGGCTCGGCTTCACCGGTCGCCGACTCGACCACACGCTGGCCGCGCTGCATGTGCTGTTGCGCTTCGCGCAGACCAAACCGGTGGTGCTGGCCGGCGAGCACGACTGGGTCTGGGTACCGCGGCAGTCGGTGTCCCTGCACCTGAAGCCCGGCCAGCGCCTCTCGCTCTTCCCGCTCGCGCGCACCGCCTTCAGCCACTCGCGCGGCCTCGCGTACCCGCTCGACGGCCTGGTGCTCGCCCCGGGGGAGGCGATCGGCACCTCCAACGCCGTCACCGCCTCACCGGTCGAGCTCGGCTTCGCCGGCCCGGCCGACCCTGCGTGCGCGGTGATGCTGCCGCGCGCCGCGGGTGACATGCCGGGATCGTGGTTCGACAGCCTCTGA